Proteins from a single region of Haloterrigena alkaliphila:
- a CDS encoding V-type ATP synthase subunit I translates to MSKVSVTGSKGVMPAVIETVHELNLVHLSDYDGSWQGFDNGEPIEGADRGSEKLVTVRALESTLELSDTGAEQGTLEDGWEDRLEEIRTRVNELDDRRSEVNDELRRVEEKIDRVAPFAELGIDLDLLSGYETVDVTVVEGPVDQIEAAIAASDEIRAFETFTGGDVVAVVAAPTDDAGEAPLDDALVGVDVTRHEVPDTEQSPSAYVADLEERKEELEYQLEDIDAELEEIAREHGGFLRKVERELTIEVQQAEAPLQFATSEHAFVAEGWIPASEYDRLVAGLNDAVGDSVEIEELEVADYDEHEHGAEAHTGSGGDGHDGDGGEDEPADAEPAQAEQQRAATDGGTTTGQGGAVTMDDQPPVILKNITPAKPFELLVKMVGQPKYSELDPTVLVFLTYPFAFGYMIGDIGYGLLYMLMGYGAWKAFDSDAGKAVGTIGIWAGAFTVIFGWLYDEMFGVHIEYWMPEGLHSTLSTYLFMDTLDKGLQSTEWAILWIVFSLVFGLIHLNLGLILGFINELSHGLKAAVYERLSWILAMNGLFIWIFSGHAVGQKPDFVADYAVIPEIVGLVALAAFAVGVVLVGIGEGIAGVFEVPAWAFGHVLSYLRMVAVLLAKAGMAFAVNLLVFGGYSDHGYTAFNLPTYDVSGYEQEFVGLLWMDPAWIGIPLAILVFVFGHVLVLLLGITAAGIQMLRLEYVEFFQKFYEGGGEEYEPFGHEGSQPAD, encoded by the coding sequence ATGAGCAAGGTCTCGGTGACCGGATCCAAGGGCGTCATGCCCGCGGTCATCGAGACGGTCCACGAGTTGAACCTGGTTCACCTCTCGGACTACGACGGCTCCTGGCAGGGGTTCGACAACGGCGAGCCCATCGAGGGCGCCGACCGGGGCTCCGAGAAGCTGGTGACCGTCCGGGCCCTCGAGAGCACCCTGGAGCTGTCCGACACAGGGGCCGAACAGGGAACACTCGAAGACGGCTGGGAGGATCGACTCGAGGAGATCCGGACCCGCGTCAACGAACTCGACGACCGCCGCAGCGAGGTCAACGACGAGCTCCGGCGGGTCGAGGAGAAGATCGACCGCGTGGCCCCCTTCGCGGAGTTGGGGATCGACCTCGACCTGCTGTCGGGGTACGAGACGGTCGACGTCACCGTCGTCGAGGGACCGGTCGACCAGATCGAAGCCGCGATCGCCGCGTCCGACGAGATCCGAGCCTTCGAGACGTTTACCGGCGGCGACGTCGTGGCCGTCGTGGCCGCGCCCACGGACGACGCCGGCGAGGCGCCGCTCGACGACGCCCTGGTCGGCGTCGACGTCACCCGTCACGAGGTGCCCGACACCGAACAGAGTCCGAGCGCGTACGTCGCCGATCTCGAGGAGCGCAAGGAGGAACTCGAGTACCAGCTCGAGGACATCGACGCTGAACTCGAGGAGATCGCGCGCGAGCACGGCGGCTTCCTCCGCAAGGTCGAACGGGAGCTGACCATCGAGGTCCAGCAGGCGGAGGCGCCCCTGCAGTTCGCGACGAGCGAGCACGCGTTCGTCGCGGAGGGGTGGATCCCGGCCAGCGAGTACGATCGACTCGTCGCCGGGCTGAACGACGCCGTCGGCGACAGCGTCGAGATCGAGGAACTCGAGGTCGCCGACTACGACGAACACGAACACGGCGCGGAAGCCCACACCGGCTCCGGCGGGGACGGCCACGACGGTGACGGTGGCGAGGACGAACCCGCCGACGCCGAGCCGGCACAGGCCGAGCAGCAGCGGGCCGCCACGGACGGCGGGACGACGACCGGTCAGGGCGGCGCCGTCACGATGGACGACCAACCGCCGGTCATCCTCAAGAACATCACGCCGGCGAAGCCGTTCGAACTGCTGGTGAAGATGGTCGGCCAGCCCAAGTACAGCGAGCTCGATCCGACGGTGCTCGTCTTCCTCACGTACCCGTTCGCGTTCGGGTACATGATCGGCGACATCGGCTACGGGCTGTTGTACATGCTGATGGGGTACGGCGCCTGGAAGGCGTTCGACTCCGACGCCGGCAAAGCGGTCGGGACGATCGGCATCTGGGCCGGCGCGTTCACGGTGATCTTCGGCTGGCTGTACGACGAGATGTTCGGCGTTCACATCGAGTACTGGATGCCCGAGGGGCTCCACAGCACGCTGTCGACGTATCTATTCATGGATACGCTCGATAAGGGGCTGCAGTCGACCGAGTGGGCGATCCTCTGGATCGTCTTCAGCCTCGTCTTCGGGCTGATCCACCTGAATCTGGGGCTGATCCTCGGATTCATCAACGAACTCAGCCACGGGCTCAAGGCCGCCGTCTACGAGAGACTCTCGTGGATCCTCGCGATGAACGGCCTGTTCATCTGGATCTTCAGCGGCCACGCCGTCGGCCAGAAGCCGGATTTCGTCGCTGACTACGCCGTCATCCCGGAAATCGTCGGCCTCGTCGCGTTAGCGGCTTTCGCCGTTGGGGTCGTACTCGTCGGCATCGGTGAAGGTATCGCGGGCGTCTTCGAGGTGCCCGCGTGGGCGTTCGGTCACGTCCTCTCGTACCTGCGGATGGTCGCCGTCCTGCTCGCAAAAGCCGGGATGGCGTTCGCGGTGAACCTGCTGGTGTTCGGCGGCTACTCGGACCACGGCTACACCGCGTTCAACCTTCCGACGTACGACGTCTCCGGCTACGAACAGGAGTTCGTCGGACTGCTCTGGATGGATCCGGCCTGGATCGGGATTCCGCTCGCGATCCTCGTGTTCGTCTTCGGGCACGTGCTGGTGCTCCTGCTGGGGATCACCGCCGCGGGGATTCAGATGCTCCGCCTCGAGTACGTGGAGTTCTTCCAGAAGTTCTACGAAGGCGGCGGCGAGGAATACGAGCCGTTCGGTCACGAAGGCTCTCAGCCCGCCGACTGA
- the ahaH gene encoding ATP synthase archaeal subunit H — protein sequence MPRPEVLERIKSAEDEADEIVALAQNDRDERIAEARERAEEIRTEAEQEARELRERRLEEAREEIDAECERVLEEGEQERETLAAQARDRVDEVTDHVVELFQEDVHAQT from the coding sequence ATGCCGAGGCCAGAGGTTCTCGAACGAATTAAGTCGGCGGAGGACGAGGCCGACGAGATCGTCGCATTGGCACAGAACGACCGCGACGAGCGGATCGCCGAGGCCCGGGAACGAGCCGAGGAGATCCGCACGGAAGCGGAACAGGAGGCGCGCGAACTCAGGGAGCGTCGCCTCGAGGAGGCGCGCGAAGAGATCGACGCGGAGTGCGAACGCGTCCTCGAGGAGGGCGAGCAGGAGCGAGAGACGCTCGCAGCGCAAGCCCGAGATCGGGTCGACGAAGTGACCGACCACGTCGTCGAACTGTTCCAGGAGGACGTGCATGCTCAGACCTGA
- a CDS encoding methyltransferase domain-containing protein, which produces MGVLENKARARLFYKYLSTVYDRINPFVWNEEMRTAALELLDLESEMTVLDVGCGTGFATAGLLEHVDEVYALDQSEHQLEQAYAKFGKRAPPVHFHRGDAERLPFATDTFDVVWSSGSIEYWPTPILALREFRRVLKPGGQVLVVGPNYPDNFLAQKLADSIMLFYDEYEADRMFKRAGFEDVKHAFMGPSYNPEVAITTIARAPE; this is translated from the coding sequence ATGGGAGTCCTCGAGAACAAAGCCCGGGCCCGACTGTTCTACAAGTACCTCTCGACGGTATACGACCGAATCAATCCCTTCGTCTGGAACGAGGAGATGCGCACCGCGGCCCTCGAGTTGCTCGACCTCGAGTCCGAGATGACGGTGCTGGACGTCGGCTGTGGCACCGGCTTCGCGACTGCCGGGCTGCTCGAGCACGTCGACGAGGTGTACGCCCTCGACCAGAGCGAACACCAGCTCGAGCAGGCCTACGCAAAGTTCGGCAAGCGCGCCCCGCCGGTCCACTTCCACCGCGGCGACGCCGAACGGCTGCCCTTCGCGACGGACACGTTCGACGTCGTCTGGTCCTCGGGCTCGATCGAGTACTGGCCGACCCCGATCCTCGCGCTCCGGGAGTTTCGCCGCGTGCTGAAACCCGGCGGACAGGTGCTCGTCGTCGGGCCGAACTACCCCGACAATTTCCTCGCCCAGAAGCTGGCCGACTCGATCATGCTCTTCTACGACGAGTACGAGGCCGACCGCATGTTCAAGCGGGCCGGCTTCGAGGACGTCAAACACGCCTTCATGGGGCCGTCGTACAACCCCGAGGTCGCGATCACGACAATTGCGCGCGCGCCCGAGTAA
- a CDS encoding type IV pilin, with protein sequence MSRPLIVRESDQRGISPVVGLIALVALTVCLAAAVAVGVGTVSLEASGPTAAFDLTANGTESSIVVEHRSGDPIDVSALSVTIAVNGERLDEQPPVPFVGARGFDGTPDGPFNARADSEWRAGERAGIVVAGTNDPEIDSGDTITVTLAVDGYRVAALETTAR encoded by the coding sequence ATGTCGAGACCGTTGATTGTCCGCGAGTCTGATCAGAGAGGGATCAGTCCGGTCGTTGGTCTGATCGCTCTGGTCGCGCTCACCGTCTGTTTGGCAGCCGCCGTGGCAGTCGGGGTCGGCACGGTGTCCCTCGAGGCCAGCGGACCGACCGCGGCGTTCGACCTAACGGCCAACGGTACCGAGTCGTCGATCGTCGTCGAGCATCGCAGCGGCGATCCGATCGACGTCTCCGCGTTGTCGGTGACGATCGCAGTAAACGGTGAGCGACTGGACGAGCAACCGCCCGTTCCGTTCGTCGGCGCGCGCGGATTCGACGGAACGCCGGACGGCCCGTTCAACGCGCGGGCCGACTCCGAGTGGCGGGCTGGAGAGCGGGCGGGAATCGTCGTCGCTGGAACGAACGATCCCGAGATCGATTCGGGGGATACGATTACCGTCACGCTCGCCGTCGACGGATACCGCGTCGCAGCGCTCGAGACGACGGCGCGGTAA
- a CDS encoding DUF7096 domain-containing protein yields the protein MNSATPALLALLLVFSLVAIPVAAGPEDEARDSEQPTLREHTLEQATLQERTMTNDAAANETTNRLSLEGSTRTEYAEYGADLGTLLASTDDTLRVDYDQYRILDREFETASADERETMVREAYERIEERTGELEERERTAVSAHAEGELSTAELLQEVLRNHHEAGVLSAALGHIEDRADRISGYDIDVQDDQNELEMHRTPVRTHLEQAARSETSESIVAVETTETGYAISYIDGGDYVREATRFDNRDTDRETQFDDITDAYDHAGELYPWVFENGRSPTANEHTTVQLYQIQATHDQGRLEAYLDGGTGEVHREVQVLSRANLPTASETVWTADGQRLSLNETPKNGPVEVTLTDSETGEPVSGRVTVDGFELGATDEDGSIWFVPPAKPYELTVTTDATTIEATVTNR from the coding sequence ATGAACAGCGCGACCCCTGCCCTCCTCGCGTTGCTGCTCGTCTTCTCGCTCGTCGCGATTCCCGTCGCAGCGGGGCCCGAAGACGAAGCGCGCGACTCCGAACAGCCGACGCTTCGAGAGCACACGCTCGAGCAAGCGACGCTACAAGAGCGAACGATGACGAACGACGCGGCTGCCAACGAAACGACCAATCGACTGTCGCTCGAGGGATCGACGAGAACAGAATACGCCGAGTACGGAGCAGACCTGGGAACGCTGCTCGCGAGCACCGACGACACGCTGCGGGTCGACTACGACCAGTACCGGATCCTCGATCGCGAGTTCGAGACGGCGAGCGCCGACGAACGAGAGACGATGGTTCGGGAAGCCTACGAACGAATCGAAGAACGGACGGGCGAACTCGAGGAACGCGAACGGACCGCCGTGAGCGCCCACGCTGAGGGGGAGTTGTCGACGGCCGAGTTACTGCAGGAGGTGCTTCGCAATCACCACGAGGCGGGAGTTCTGTCGGCGGCTCTCGGCCATATCGAAGACCGTGCTGATCGGATCTCCGGCTACGATATCGACGTTCAGGATGACCAGAACGAACTCGAGATGCACCGGACGCCGGTCCGGACGCATCTCGAGCAGGCGGCCCGCAGCGAGACGAGCGAGAGCATCGTCGCTGTCGAAACCACCGAAACCGGATACGCGATTTCCTATATCGATGGCGGCGATTACGTCCGTGAAGCGACCAGATTCGACAACCGCGATACCGATCGTGAGACGCAGTTCGACGATATCACCGACGCGTACGATCACGCCGGCGAGCTCTATCCGTGGGTGTTCGAGAACGGCCGGTCGCCAACGGCCAACGAGCACACGACGGTGCAACTCTACCAGATTCAGGCCACACACGACCAGGGACGACTCGAGGCGTACCTCGACGGCGGCACGGGCGAAGTCCATCGGGAGGTGCAGGTGTTGAGTCGGGCCAACCTGCCGACGGCATCGGAGACGGTCTGGACCGCAGACGGACAGAGACTGTCGCTCAACGAAACCCCGAAGAACGGACCAGTCGAGGTCACGCTGACCGACTCCGAGACCGGCGAGCCTGTATCGGGGAGGGTAACGGTCGACGGATTCGAACTCGGAGCGACCGACGAAGACGGATCGATCTGGTTCGTTCCGCCTGCGAAACCGTACGAACTGACGGTAACGACGGATGCAACGACCATCGAGGCGACAGTTACGAACCGGTAA
- a CDS encoding helix-turn-helix transcriptional regulator — protein MIRIDVSDDGDAKWTIESRFLLTNETEEAEFDEYAASVTSGQRDVSYDLQQFESFRRDAQEATGREMSLENAGWNEPRIVSPDEAGIEDADIPETSEDTEVRVGIISYSFTWTNFAVVEDDRIYFGDALVGLPSLTDGQRLAVHSPSNYALDTPTELVWDGPYEFSDGELEIVFVRTSGSGLPPVGWLVGGFALLLVVGAVSYLLARRSPNPDHPTSIDQLFDHGAYLAGSVADRLRSVTSQDQRASTKPNPDGGSVQSATDPAIDFEGADQSAADTGTQLEYEEDIDDDIDPDLLSDEERVLRMIKQNGGRMKQASIVSETGWSNAKVSQLLSQMDEDEDIEKLRIGRENLITLPEVDPTELD, from the coding sequence GTGATCCGGATCGACGTCTCGGACGATGGCGACGCCAAATGGACGATCGAGAGCCGGTTCCTCTTGACCAACGAGACCGAGGAAGCCGAGTTCGACGAGTACGCCGCTTCGGTCACGAGCGGGCAACGCGACGTGTCGTACGACCTACAGCAGTTCGAATCGTTTCGTCGGGACGCCCAGGAGGCAACCGGTCGCGAAATGAGCCTCGAGAACGCCGGGTGGAACGAACCGCGCATCGTCTCACCTGATGAGGCTGGTATTGAGGACGCTGATATCCCCGAAACCAGCGAAGATACTGAGGTCCGCGTCGGAATCATCTCTTACTCCTTTACGTGGACGAACTTCGCGGTCGTCGAAGACGACCGAATCTACTTCGGTGATGCTCTGGTCGGACTTCCGTCATTAACCGACGGCCAGCGATTGGCCGTTCATTCACCGTCGAACTACGCCCTCGACACACCCACCGAACTCGTCTGGGACGGCCCCTACGAGTTCAGCGACGGGGAACTCGAGATCGTCTTCGTCCGCACCAGCGGTTCCGGACTTCCACCGGTTGGCTGGTTGGTCGGCGGGTTCGCACTCCTTCTGGTGGTCGGCGCCGTGAGCTATCTGCTCGCTCGTCGGAGCCCGAACCCCGATCACCCCACGTCGATCGACCAACTCTTCGATCACGGGGCATACCTCGCTGGTAGCGTCGCCGATCGGTTACGGTCGGTGACATCGCAAGATCAACGCGCTTCGACGAAGCCGAACCCAGACGGTGGCTCGGTGCAATCGGCTACCGATCCGGCGATCGACTTCGAGGGAGCCGACCAGTCGGCCGCCGACACCGGAACCCAACTCGAGTACGAGGAGGATATCGACGACGATATCGACCCCGACCTGTTGAGCGACGAGGAACGAGTCCTCCGCATGATCAAACAGAACGGCGGCCGGATGAAACAGGCCTCGATCGTCAGCGAAACCGGCTGGTCAAACGCAAAGGTGTCCCAACTGCTCTCGCAGATGGACGAGGACGAGGACATCGAGAAACTTCGCATCGGTCGCGAGAATCTCATTACCCTCCCCGAAGTCGATCCGACCGAACTCGACTGA
- a CDS encoding S8 family serine peptidase, whose amino-acid sequence MVLLCTSLLFPAAVAVEHSTLASPTASDETNRDVAAGSTTADSIAVERSERAQIDPALEDLEGVAEVIVRFENDATGTASTDDTDTRSLQTTANRSQTPFERAAETTAGLEVERQFWLANAALARVDTDRVDLDTVAAIDGVVEIHADVVVELETAATTAGPTNGTAGPRLESTATTSAPVGSIADGSSAVASPGATTTRFGDPYTYGLEQLSVPDVHETYDARGDGATVAVLDTGADDSHPDVRVDAWRDFSGGSSTPMDYNGHGTHVAGTIAGGDASGTQIGVAPEAELLVGAVLTDCSGDTCVGRTSDVIAGIEWAVKKGADVISLSLGSERYTASYISAIRNAEASGTVVVAGAGNGGSGVSASPANVYDAISVGATDEYERVSDFSSGEEVDTAAAWGSNAPPEWPGSYIVPTVVAPGDRILSATAGGGYERKRGTSMATPHVAGVIALLQGATDRSLEPDESREAVTKTATKPAGNPDEQDIRYGHGIVDAVAALEEAGSFATVEGTVSDTVTGAPIENATLVLESGDDIEYEVTPNAEGKYELERVPAERKYTLTATAPGYETTNESSFVPADETATLDVSLEGDSGLEVALQDAQFEAGVADATVEATGERGTYPGTHRGDGEYSIDALPGGSEYTINVTAEGYVDETVPVGEITGTGSHRVVLEGDATLSVAVVDEDGDPISNATATIERPDGTSFEVSGVTNADGELETTVPGTGEEYTVTIAASGYNTETVPTVISSEATASVTVELSAPEDGVPVFGTATAVLVLLAALVISVARAKPRSISASSIRPPACRVSRFLVGFAPGGRSRYLR is encoded by the coding sequence GTGGTACTTCTCTGTACCTCGCTGTTATTCCCGGCCGCTGTCGCGGTCGAACACAGCACGCTCGCGTCCCCGACCGCGTCCGATGAGACGAATCGAGACGTCGCAGCCGGGAGTACGACTGCCGACTCGATCGCCGTCGAGCGATCGGAACGAGCGCAGATCGATCCAGCCCTCGAGGACCTCGAAGGTGTCGCCGAAGTGATCGTTCGCTTCGAGAACGACGCGACCGGGACGGCATCGACCGACGATACCGACACGAGGTCGCTACAGACGACTGCGAATCGCTCGCAGACCCCGTTCGAGCGCGCGGCTGAGACGACCGCCGGACTCGAGGTCGAGCGTCAGTTCTGGCTCGCGAACGCCGCGCTGGCACGAGTGGATACGGATCGTGTCGATCTCGACACGGTCGCCGCGATCGACGGCGTCGTCGAGATCCACGCCGACGTCGTCGTCGAGCTCGAGACGGCTGCGACGACTGCCGGTCCGACGAACGGAACGGCGGGGCCACGACTCGAGTCGACTGCAACTACGTCGGCGCCGGTCGGATCGATCGCGGACGGGTCGTCAGCGGTCGCGTCGCCGGGTGCCACCACGACGAGATTCGGCGACCCGTATACCTACGGCCTCGAGCAGCTGTCAGTCCCCGACGTTCACGAGACGTACGACGCTCGCGGCGATGGGGCGACGGTCGCCGTCCTCGATACCGGTGCCGACGACTCTCACCCCGACGTACGGGTCGACGCGTGGCGGGACTTCTCCGGGGGCTCGTCGACGCCGATGGACTACAACGGGCACGGCACCCACGTGGCCGGAACGATCGCCGGCGGCGACGCGAGCGGAACGCAGATCGGCGTCGCGCCCGAGGCGGAGCTGCTCGTCGGCGCCGTTCTGACCGACTGTAGCGGCGACACCTGTGTCGGCCGCACGTCGGACGTGATCGCCGGCATCGAGTGGGCCGTCAAAAAGGGGGCCGACGTCATCAGCCTGAGTCTCGGTTCTGAACGGTACACGGCGAGTTATATCAGCGCCATCCGGAACGCGGAGGCCAGCGGGACCGTCGTCGTCGCCGGCGCCGGAAACGGCGGCAGCGGCGTCTCCGCGTCGCCGGCAAACGTCTACGACGCGATCAGCGTCGGTGCTACCGACGAGTACGAACGCGTCAGCGACTTCTCGAGCGGGGAGGAGGTCGATACCGCTGCTGCGTGGGGCTCGAACGCCCCGCCCGAGTGGCCGGGTAGCTATATCGTGCCGACAGTCGTGGCTCCCGGTGATCGGATCCTCAGTGCCACTGCCGGCGGTGGCTACGAGCGAAAGCGCGGTACCAGTATGGCGACACCGCACGTCGCGGGCGTGATCGCGCTGCTCCAGGGAGCGACCGACCGATCGCTCGAGCCCGACGAGAGCAGGGAGGCAGTGACGAAAACGGCAACCAAGCCGGCGGGTAACCCTGACGAACAGGACATTCGTTACGGTCACGGAATCGTCGACGCGGTCGCAGCCCTCGAGGAAGCCGGTTCGTTCGCAACCGTCGAGGGAACGGTATCCGATACGGTAACGGGAGCCCCCATCGAGAACGCGACCCTCGTCCTCGAGAGCGGCGACGATATCGAGTACGAGGTAACTCCGAACGCCGAGGGCAAGTACGAACTCGAGCGGGTTCCGGCTGAACGGAAGTATACGCTGACCGCGACTGCTCCCGGTTACGAGACGACGAACGAGTCGTCGTTCGTTCCGGCCGATGAAACGGCGACGCTCGACGTCTCGCTCGAGGGGGATAGCGGACTAGAGGTGGCCCTCCAAGATGCACAGTTCGAAGCCGGCGTCGCCGACGCGACCGTCGAGGCGACCGGCGAACGGGGAACGTATCCGGGCACGCACCGGGGTGACGGGGAGTACAGTATCGATGCCCTCCCTGGCGGCTCCGAGTACACGATCAACGTGACCGCCGAAGGCTACGTCGACGAGACGGTGCCGGTGGGCGAGATAACTGGAACCGGGAGCCACCGAGTCGTCCTCGAGGGAGATGCGACGCTGTCAGTGGCCGTCGTCGACGAGGACGGCGACCCGATCAGCAACGCGACCGCTACGATCGAACGGCCGGACGGAACGTCGTTCGAGGTTTCCGGAGTGACGAACGCGGACGGTGAACTCGAAACGACCGTTCCTGGAACCGGCGAAGAATACACTGTCACCATCGCCGCATCGGGATACAACACTGAGACGGTACCGACGGTGATCTCGAGCGAGGCGACGGCGTCCGTCACCGTGGAGCTGTCAGCCCCCGAGGACGGCGTTCCCGTGTTCGGCACCGCGACCGCCGTGCTCGTGCTACTGGCAGCGCTCGTTATTAGCGTCGCGCGGGCCAAACCACGCTCGATTTCCGCCAGCAGTATCCGCCCGCCGGCCTGTCGCGTGTCCCGTTTTCTCGTCGGATTCGCTCCCGGTGGTCGCTCCCGGTACTTACGCTAA
- a CDS encoding radical SAM protein, with translation MISKGCEQCANGGKMVLFVYGYCDERDCFYCPLGENRKNVTDVYANERLVESDEDVITEAKRMDALGTSITGGEPQEALERTCHYLELLKGKFGEDHHTHLYTGITGGRENMRRLSEAGLDEIRFHPPYEQWGDLHGTEWEEILYIAREEGLTPAFEIPGIRAEEEFLDFLDEGAADFCNVNEFEMSDGNYRRMQEQGFELKEDHMSAVDGSREEILEVMGDHEKVYFCTSVFKDAAQHRRRLKRMARNIRREFDDITDDGTLVYGKTTADPARFEALGVPEEFYTVKTNHVEVAWWLLEEMIEEGDLEEGEIVEQYPTYDGQVVERTPLA, from the coding sequence ATGATCTCGAAGGGCTGTGAGCAGTGCGCGAACGGTGGGAAGATGGTGCTATTCGTCTACGGCTACTGTGACGAACGCGACTGCTTCTACTGCCCGCTCGGCGAGAACCGCAAGAACGTCACCGACGTCTACGCCAACGAGCGACTCGTCGAGAGCGACGAAGACGTCATCACGGAGGCCAAGCGGATGGACGCGCTGGGTACCTCGATCACCGGCGGCGAACCCCAGGAGGCCCTCGAGCGAACGTGCCACTACCTCGAACTCCTGAAAGGGAAGTTCGGCGAGGACCACCACACCCACCTCTACACCGGCATCACCGGCGGCCGCGAGAACATGCGCCGCCTCTCAGAGGCCGGCCTCGACGAAATTCGATTCCACCCGCCGTACGAGCAGTGGGGCGACCTCCACGGCACCGAGTGGGAGGAGATCCTCTATATCGCCCGCGAAGAGGGACTCACGCCCGCCTTCGAGATCCCCGGCATCCGCGCCGAGGAGGAGTTCCTCGACTTTTTGGACGAAGGCGCGGCCGATTTCTGCAACGTCAACGAGTTCGAGATGAGCGACGGGAACTACCGCCGGATGCAGGAACAGGGGTTCGAACTCAAAGAGGACCACATGAGCGCCGTCGACGGCTCTCGAGAGGAGATCCTCGAGGTCATGGGCGACCACGAGAAGGTTTACTTCTGTACCTCCGTCTTCAAGGACGCGGCCCAGCACCGCCGGCGGCTCAAACGGATGGCCCGCAACATCCGCCGGGAGTTCGACGATATCACCGACGACGGCACGCTCGTCTACGGCAAGACCACCGCCGATCCCGCCCGCTTCGAGGCGCTCGGCGTCCCCGAGGAGTTCTACACCGTCAAGACGAACCACGTCGAGGTCGCCTGGTGGCTCTTAGAGGAGATGATCGAGGAGGGTGACCTCGAGGAGGGCGAAATCGTCGAACAGTATCCGACGTACGACGGGCAGGTCGTCGAGCGGACGCCGTTAGCGTAA